A stretch of the Coriobacteriia bacterium genome encodes the following:
- the alaS gene encoding alanine--tRNA ligase, protein MNSAEIRESFLSFFESKGCRRQPSSSLIPDDPSLLLTSAGMVQFKPVFLGAKNLGFTRATTVQKCVRLTDIDIIGTTGRHHSFFEMLGNFSFGDYFKSEACAWAWEYSTEVLGLDPERIWITIYEDDDEAEAIWVNEVGIRPERIVRMGAKDNFWSAGPTGPCGPCSELYYDQGPELGCDDPNCAVGCDCDRYLEYWNLVFMQCDRAEDGTLTPLPKQNIDTGMGLERIAAILQGVPSNFETDILRDLMALAEEITGADYGVNEKISTSVRIIADHARAITFLIADGVIPSNEGRGYVLRRLLRRAVRHGRILGVEDPFLVRLVERTIELMGDAYPEIVEHRELIEQIVSSEEERFGTTLRQGLTFLEDELAMLAPGAVLDGGIAFMLHDTYGFPFELTAEIAAENNVEVDVDAFTAEMEAQRERARAAVKDDSWNTFGGAIAELAKESGATVFLGYEHNEADGTVLAILREGVRVESLATGDAAEIVLDKSAFYGEQGGQVGDTGVVDGPTGRFVVETTRVSQGVISHVGKLEDGSLRVGEAVHGAIDVMRRERIRRNHTSTHLLHWALRLVLGEHAKQAGSYVAPDRLRFDFTHFEAMSAAQLERVERLVNAKIFENHPVRAYETAIASAREAGVTALFGEKYGDFVRVLEIGNFSKELCGGTHASHTSEIGLLKIMGESSVGANLRRIEAVTSFDAYEYIMREEAELLQTAAIFKVPRFDVNERAAAAAKRLKDLEAGANRMVDVVADDEINRMLGDTVDAGYKLIVTRAPDARPGTMRSLWDVLHGQGADAAVLVSVDMETGKPIFLAAGADNAVAAGFNAGGAVREIAAVLGGRGGGKPNMAQGGGEDASRIDDALGAARRALGVG, encoded by the coding sequence GTGAACTCCGCCGAGATCCGCGAGAGCTTCCTGTCCTTCTTCGAGAGCAAGGGCTGTCGCAGGCAGCCGTCGTCCTCGCTGATTCCCGACGATCCGTCACTGCTGCTGACGAGCGCCGGAATGGTGCAGTTCAAGCCGGTGTTCCTCGGCGCCAAGAATCTCGGGTTCACGCGCGCAACAACCGTGCAGAAGTGCGTGCGGCTCACCGACATCGACATCATCGGGACGACGGGTCGCCATCACAGCTTCTTCGAGATGCTCGGCAACTTCAGCTTTGGCGACTACTTCAAGTCCGAGGCGTGCGCGTGGGCTTGGGAGTACTCCACCGAGGTGCTGGGTCTGGATCCGGAGCGCATCTGGATCACCATCTACGAAGACGACGACGAGGCCGAGGCGATCTGGGTCAACGAGGTCGGCATCCGTCCCGAACGCATCGTGCGAATGGGCGCCAAGGACAACTTCTGGTCCGCTGGCCCCACCGGTCCGTGCGGCCCGTGCTCCGAGCTCTACTACGACCAGGGTCCGGAGCTTGGCTGCGACGATCCCAACTGCGCGGTGGGCTGCGACTGCGATCGCTACCTCGAGTACTGGAACCTCGTCTTCATGCAGTGCGACCGCGCCGAGGACGGTACCCTCACGCCGCTCCCCAAGCAAAACATCGATACCGGCATGGGCCTCGAACGCATCGCCGCGATCCTGCAGGGTGTGCCCTCGAACTTCGAGACCGACATCCTGCGCGACCTGATGGCTCTGGCTGAGGAGATTACCGGCGCCGACTACGGCGTCAACGAGAAGATCTCGACGTCGGTGCGCATCATCGCCGATCACGCGCGCGCCATCACGTTCCTGATCGCCGACGGCGTTATCCCGAGCAACGAGGGTCGCGGCTACGTGCTGCGCCGCCTGCTGCGCCGAGCAGTACGCCACGGCCGCATCCTCGGCGTCGAGGATCCGTTCCTTGTGCGCCTCGTCGAGCGCACGATCGAGCTCATGGGCGACGCCTATCCCGAGATCGTCGAGCACCGCGAACTTATCGAGCAGATCGTCTCCAGCGAAGAGGAGCGCTTCGGCACCACGCTTCGCCAGGGTCTGACGTTCCTCGAGGACGAGCTTGCGATGCTCGCGCCGGGAGCCGTGCTCGACGGCGGCATCGCCTTCATGCTGCACGACACGTACGGCTTCCCCTTCGAGTTGACCGCCGAGATCGCCGCCGAGAACAACGTCGAGGTCGACGTCGATGCGTTTACTGCCGAGATGGAGGCGCAGCGCGAGCGTGCCCGCGCTGCTGTCAAGGACGACTCGTGGAACACGTTCGGCGGCGCGATCGCCGAGCTCGCCAAAGAGTCGGGCGCGACCGTTTTCCTGGGCTACGAGCACAACGAGGCCGACGGCACGGTACTCGCCATCCTTCGCGAAGGAGTGCGCGTGGAGAGCCTCGCTACCGGCGACGCGGCGGAGATCGTGTTGGACAAGTCCGCCTTCTACGGCGAGCAGGGCGGTCAGGTCGGCGACACCGGTGTTGTTGATGGGCCGACAGGGCGCTTCGTCGTTGAAACCACGCGCGTATCGCAAGGCGTCATCTCGCACGTGGGCAAGCTCGAAGACGGCTCGCTCCGTGTGGGCGAGGCGGTCCATGGAGCCATCGATGTCATGCGCCGAGAGCGCATCCGCCGCAACCACACATCAACACACCTCCTTCACTGGGCGCTTCGCCTCGTGCTCGGGGAGCATGCCAAGCAGGCAGGATCGTACGTAGCGCCGGATCGCTTGCGCTTCGACTTCACCCACTTCGAGGCGATGAGCGCGGCTCAGCTCGAGCGTGTCGAACGTCTCGTGAACGCGAAGATCTTCGAGAACCATCCCGTGCGCGCCTACGAGACCGCGATCGCCTCGGCGCGTGAGGCCGGCGTCACGGCTCTGTTCGGCGAGAAGTACGGCGATTTCGTCCGCGTGCTCGAGATCGGCAACTTCTCCAAGGAGCTGTGCGGAGGCACGCACGCGAGCCATACGAGCGAGATCGGCCTGCTCAAGATCATGGGGGAGAGCAGCGTGGGCGCGAACCTACGCCGCATCGAGGCTGTGACCTCGTTCGATGCCTACGAGTACATCATGCGCGAGGAGGCCGAGCTGCTCCAGACCGCCGCGATCTTCAAGGTGCCGCGCTTCGATGTCAACGAGCGCGCCGCTGCTGCCGCAAAACGTCTCAAGGATCTTGAGGCCGGCGCCAACCGCATGGTGGATGTCGTCGCCGATGATGAGATCAACCGAATGCTGGGCGACACGGTCGACGCTGGCTACAAGCTCATCGTCACGCGCGCGCCGGACGCGCGCCCAGGGACCATGCGCTCCTTGTGGGACGTTCTGCACGGTCAAGGCGC